One genomic window of Aquisalimonas sp. 2447 includes the following:
- a CDS encoding proteasome-type protease — translation MTYCLAAAVDAGLVFAADSRTNAGVDHINTYPKLHPFIWEGDRVLVLLSAGNLATTQSVVSRLQRESDQGGPLREVDHLAQAADYVGQISQQIQQRHRPEGQSAGGVSLEATFIVGGQIGDEPPSLFLVYPQGNYITCSDEQPFLQIGETKYGKPILDRIITRSTSLEDAARCALVSIDSTMRSNLSVGPPLDLMLYRRDSLEHPQALRYKMNSPYFASIRKQWGDGLRRIFDDLPRFDWEKS, via the coding sequence ATGACTTATTGCCTTGCCGCGGCCGTGGATGCCGGGCTCGTGTTCGCGGCGGACTCCCGCACCAACGCCGGCGTCGACCACATCAACACCTATCCCAAGCTGCACCCGTTCATCTGGGAGGGGGATCGCGTACTGGTGTTGCTGAGTGCCGGCAATCTCGCCACCACCCAGTCGGTGGTGAGCCGCTTGCAGCGGGAGAGCGACCAGGGTGGGCCACTGCGGGAGGTCGACCATCTGGCCCAGGCGGCGGACTACGTCGGCCAGATCAGCCAGCAGATCCAGCAGCGCCACAGGCCCGAGGGCCAGAGCGCAGGGGGCGTGTCCCTGGAGGCCACCTTCATTGTCGGTGGCCAGATCGGCGATGAACCGCCGAGCCTGTTTCTCGTCTATCCCCAGGGCAACTACATCACCTGCTCTGATGAACAACCGTTCCTGCAGATCGGCGAGACCAAGTATGGCAAACCTATCCTGGATCGGATCATTACCCGCTCCACCTCCCTGGAGGATGCCGCGCGCTGTGCGCTGGTCTCCATCGATTCCACCATGCGCAGCAACCTCTCCGTGGGGCCGCCCCTGGATCTGATGCTCTACCGGCGGGATTCCCTGGAGCATCCCCAGGCGCTGCGCTACAAGATGAACTCCCCCTATTTCGCCTCCATCCGTAAGCAGTGGGGCGACGGCCTGCGGCGTATTTTCGACGATCTGCCGCGGTTTGACTGGGAGAAATCCTGA
- a CDS encoding putative zinc-binding metallopeptidase: MQHATCVCGNRLFFENTACLACGRTLGFVPETVRLHPLEPHGDHWQPAESDGHTPLRQCANRHTAATCNWMLPADADGRLCRACRLSRVIPDQAVPGNQRRWHTMERAKRHLVYGLLRLHLPVEDRDSAETPGLAFDFKEDMADGTPVLTGHAGGVITINIAEADGDRRESMRLAMGEPYRTVLGHLRHESGHYYWERLVRGTGWHQGFRERFGDETADYAAALRRHHHTPDEHWRDHYISAYASAHPWEDWAETWAHYLHLRDTLETAADLGLIEADAEQYRRFRASNTDFRQLLGEWMRLTVIMNSLARSVGAPDTYPFSLNPAVCSKLEFVHGVVHAAGMED; encoded by the coding sequence ATGCAACACGCGACCTGTGTCTGCGGTAATCGACTGTTCTTCGAGAATACCGCCTGTCTGGCCTGCGGCAGAACCCTGGGGTTCGTCCCTGAAACCGTGCGGCTACACCCGCTCGAGCCGCACGGTGATCACTGGCAACCCGCGGAGAGTGACGGTCACACACCCCTGCGCCAGTGCGCGAATCGCCATACCGCAGCTACATGCAACTGGATGCTGCCGGCGGATGCGGATGGGCGCCTCTGCCGGGCGTGCCGCCTGAGCCGCGTGATCCCGGACCAGGCGGTGCCGGGAAATCAGCGCCGCTGGCACACCATGGAGCGGGCCAAGCGACATCTGGTATACGGCCTGCTGCGGCTGCATCTGCCCGTGGAGGACCGTGACAGCGCCGAGACCCCGGGGCTGGCATTTGACTTCAAGGAGGACATGGCCGACGGCACACCAGTGCTCACGGGACACGCCGGCGGCGTGATCACCATCAACATTGCCGAGGCGGACGGTGATCGACGCGAGAGCATGCGCCTGGCCATGGGCGAGCCGTACCGCACAGTCCTGGGACATCTGCGCCATGAAAGCGGCCATTACTACTGGGAGCGCCTGGTTCGCGGCACCGGTTGGCACCAGGGTTTTCGCGAGCGCTTCGGCGACGAAACCGCCGACTACGCCGCGGCACTCCGCCGCCATCACCACACACCCGACGAACACTGGCGCGACCATTACATCAGCGCCTACGCCAGCGCTCACCCCTGGGAAGACTGGGCGGAAACCTGGGCGCATTACCTGCACCTGCGGGACACGCTGGAGACGGCCGCCGACCTGGGACTAATAGAGGCCGATGCGGAACAGTACCGTCGTTTCCGCGCCAGCAACACGGATTTCCGCCAGTTGCTGGGCGAATGGATGCGGCTCACCGTGATCATGAATTCCCTGGCGCGCAGTGTCGGCGCACCGGACACCTACCCGTTCTCACTGAACCCGGCGGTGTGCAGCAAACTGGAGTTCGTCCACGGCGTGGTCCACGCGGCGGGCATGGAGGACTGA
- a CDS encoding glyceraldehyde-3-phosphate dehydrogenase, whose translation MNHEQQDSYLNDWTQRQELAEEMLPLIGRLYRDRGVVLRIYGRPLINCTPIDILKAHRFVKQYDAEGLSIHNTLPVLQEMAKLDLSPARVDLGKLTSGYLNEADKDESIRDYVTRKLESIADGRGSLQLKEPQDVVLYGFGRIGRLLARQLIERTGSGNKLRLRAIVVRKGKGHDIAKRASLLRRDSVHGPFDGTINVVEDANALIANGNFIQIIYADSPEEIDYTQYGINNALIVDNTGKWRDPEGLGLHLKAKGAGKVLLTAPGKGDMPDIVHGVNHNVLKADDRIVSAASCTTNAIVPVLKAINDEFGIEHGHVETVHSYTNDQNLIDNYHPGSRRGRSAPLNLVLTETGAAKAVAKALPELKGLLTGNAIRVPTPNVSLAVMNLTLNRDTNKDDLNGHLRDTALYSDMQEQIDYTASTEIVSTDLVGSRHAGVVDSASTLVNGNKCVLYVWYDNEFGYSCQVVRVMQQMAGLHFPSVP comes from the coding sequence CCCCATCGACATCCTCAAGGCGCACCGGTTCGTCAAGCAGTACGACGCCGAGGGTCTGTCCATCCACAACACCCTGCCGGTGCTCCAGGAGATGGCCAAGCTGGACCTCTCCCCGGCGCGGGTGGACCTGGGCAAGCTCACCAGCGGCTACCTCAACGAGGCCGACAAGGACGAGAGCATCCGTGACTACGTGACGCGCAAGCTCGAGAGCATCGCCGACGGTCGCGGCAGCCTGCAGTTGAAAGAGCCCCAGGATGTGGTGCTGTACGGCTTTGGCCGCATTGGCCGGCTGCTGGCGCGCCAGCTCATCGAGCGCACCGGCAGCGGTAACAAGCTGCGGCTGCGGGCCATTGTGGTGCGCAAGGGCAAGGGCCATGACATCGCCAAGCGCGCCAGCCTGCTGCGGCGCGACTCCGTGCACGGCCCCTTTGACGGCACCATCAACGTGGTGGAAGACGCCAACGCGCTGATCGCCAACGGCAATTTCATCCAGATCATCTACGCCGACTCGCCGGAAGAGATCGATTACACCCAGTATGGCATCAATAACGCCCTGATCGTGGACAACACCGGCAAGTGGCGGGATCCGGAGGGCCTGGGTCTGCATCTGAAGGCCAAGGGCGCCGGCAAGGTCCTGCTCACGGCCCCGGGCAAGGGCGACATGCCGGACATTGTCCACGGCGTGAACCACAACGTCCTCAAGGCGGACGATCGCATTGTCTCCGCGGCGAGTTGCACCACCAACGCCATCGTGCCGGTGCTCAAGGCCATCAACGACGAGTTCGGCATCGAGCACGGCCACGTGGAGACGGTGCACTCCTACACCAACGACCAGAACCTCATCGACAACTACCACCCCGGCTCCCGCCGCGGGCGCAGCGCGCCGCTGAACCTGGTGCTCACGGAAACCGGCGCCGCCAAGGCGGTGGCCAAGGCACTGCCGGAACTCAAGGGCCTGCTCACGGGCAATGCCATCCGTGTGCCCACGCCCAACGTGTCCCTGGCGGTCATGAACCTGACGCTGAACCGGGACACCAACAAGGACGATCTCAACGGCCACCTGCGGGACACGGCACTGTATTCCGACATGCAGGAGCAGATCGACTACACCGCCTCCACCGAGATCGTCTCCACCGACCTGGTGGGTTCGCGCCACGCCGGCGTGGTGGACTCCGCGTCGACGCTGGTCAACGGCAACAAGTGCGTGCTGTACGTGTGGTACGACAACGAGTTCGGTTACAGCTGCCAGGTCGTGCGGGTGATGCAGCAGATGGCGGGCCTGCATTTCCCGAGCGTGCCCTGA
- a CDS encoding MHYT domain-containing protein, whose translation MYTSIDEFHLGLVALSYLIATFGSLTGLLTSRNIPLGGRRIHYGWLLVSAFMLGTYAIWSMHFVGMLAYDPGTPITYDTQLTALSLVFPIVMMAGGLWAAYRWRRSLIALAVAAVIMGCGIAAMHYTGMAAMRVQADMHHAHGPVVVSVIIGVVASFAALYIVREFKGVLRYACAPVMGLAVCALHYTGMAGLVLEPREMDINYFEGAVTSPQMLFLIAVSMTSAVVLSVYLYWWQEDRWQRQARRAR comes from the coding sequence GTGTACACGAGTATCGACGAGTTCCATCTCGGGCTGGTTGCCCTGTCCTATCTCATCGCCACCTTTGGTTCCCTCACCGGGCTGCTGACCTCGCGCAACATCCCTCTGGGCGGCCGCCGAATCCACTACGGCTGGCTGCTGGTATCCGCCTTCATGCTGGGCACCTACGCCATCTGGTCCATGCACTTCGTGGGTATGCTGGCGTACGACCCGGGCACGCCCATTACCTACGACACGCAGCTCACGGCGCTGTCACTGGTATTCCCCATTGTCATGATGGCCGGCGGCCTCTGGGCGGCGTACCGCTGGCGGCGCTCGCTGATCGCACTGGCCGTGGCCGCGGTAATCATGGGCTGCGGCATTGCTGCCATGCACTACACCGGCATGGCAGCAATGCGCGTGCAGGCGGACATGCACCATGCCCACGGCCCAGTGGTGGTCTCGGTAATCATCGGCGTCGTGGCGTCCTTCGCGGCGCTGTACATCGTGCGCGAATTCAAGGGTGTCCTGCGCTACGCCTGCGCACCGGTGATGGGGCTGGCGGTATGCGCCCTGCACTACACCGGCATGGCGGGGCTGGTGCTGGAGCCCCGGGAGATGGACATCAACTATTTCGAGGGGGCAGTGACCTCGCCGCAAATGCTGTTCCTGATTGCAGTGAGCATGACCTCTGCCGTGGTGCTCAGCGTCTACCTGTACTGGTGGCAGGAGGACCGCTGGCAGCGCCAGGCCCGCCGGGCGCGCTGA
- the galU gene encoding UTP--glucose-1-phosphate uridylyltransferase GalU produces MTQRIRKVVFPVAGLGTRFLPATKASPKEMLPVVDKPLIQYAVEEAVAAGADTLIFVTGRTKRAIEDHFDKAYELEVELQAKNKLRMLELVRSTVPEGINCIYIRQGEALGLGHAVLCAQPIVGNDPFGVILADDLIDGQGEKVMSQMVREFDDHQCSLLGVERVPKEETGSYGVVSAQEFADGVSAVDAIVEKPDPAEAPSNLAVVGRYVFTAGIFDKLRETKPDPKGEIQLTDAISSLLADERVLAHEFKGKRYDCGSKLGYLKATVEYGLQHPELGAAFAEYLESRQG; encoded by the coding sequence ATGACTCAACGCATCCGCAAGGTCGTCTTCCCCGTCGCCGGCCTCGGCACCCGTTTCCTGCCCGCCACCAAGGCGAGCCCCAAGGAGATGCTGCCGGTGGTGGACAAGCCTCTGATCCAGTACGCCGTGGAGGAAGCCGTCGCTGCCGGTGCGGACACCCTGATCTTCGTCACCGGTCGCACCAAGCGCGCCATCGAGGACCACTTCGACAAGGCCTACGAACTGGAAGTCGAGCTGCAGGCGAAGAACAAGCTGCGCATGCTGGAACTGGTGCGCAGCACCGTCCCGGAAGGCATCAACTGCATCTATATCCGCCAGGGCGAGGCGCTGGGCCTCGGCCATGCCGTGCTTTGCGCCCAGCCCATTGTCGGCAATGACCCGTTTGGCGTGATCCTGGCCGACGACCTGATCGACGGCCAGGGCGAGAAAGTGATGTCGCAGATGGTGCGGGAGTTCGACGATCACCAGTGCTCGCTCCTGGGTGTCGAACGGGTGCCGAAGGAAGAGACCGGGAGCTACGGCGTGGTCAGCGCGCAGGAGTTTGCCGACGGCGTGTCCGCCGTGGACGCCATCGTCGAGAAGCCCGACCCTGCTGAAGCGCCATCCAATCTTGCCGTGGTGGGACGCTATGTGTTCACTGCCGGCATTTTCGACAAGCTGCGGGAGACGAAACCCGACCCCAAGGGAGAGATCCAGCTCACCGACGCCATCTCCAGCCTGCTGGCCGATGAACGCGTGCTTGCCCACGAATTCAAGGGCAAGCGCTACGACTGCGGCAGCAAGCTGGGCTACCTCAAGGCGACCGTGGAGTATGGACTCCAGCATCCCGAGCTGGGGGCGGCGTTCGCCGAATACCTCGAGTCACGCCAGGGCTGA
- a CDS encoding PilZ domain-containing protein gives MAIADDGRRTQREVLDHYLRVFRTDTGDLVGYLADVSVYGLMLQSQRPLALADGQDTITLRLELDRPIGGAEEMVVEARPVWSRKEGSSVFHHTGLEFVVLPEDDRQRVETLMEDYRLQTI, from the coding sequence ATGGCGATAGCGGATGATGGGCGGCGGACACAGCGCGAGGTGCTGGATCATTACCTGCGTGTCTTTCGCACTGACACCGGAGACCTTGTTGGCTATCTCGCGGATGTCAGCGTTTACGGTTTGATGCTGCAGAGCCAGCGCCCTCTGGCGCTCGCCGACGGGCAGGATACGATCACCCTTCGTCTGGAGCTGGATCGCCCCATCGGCGGTGCCGAAGAGATGGTTGTGGAAGCGCGGCCCGTGTGGTCACGCAAGGAAGGCAGTTCGGTGTTCCATCACACCGGTCTGGAATTCGTCGTGCTGCCCGAAGACGATCGGCAACGCGTCGAGACGCTGATGGAAGACTACCGCCTTCAGACCATCTGA
- the cysQ gene encoding 3'(2'),5'-bisphosphate nucleotidase CysQ produces MTQPDFEAVIAIAREAGNAILEVYNGPEFDVQTKDDESPLTAADRAAHRLIDRELRALTPAIPVLSEEGADVPYAERQAWQRFWLVDPLDGTKEFIKRNGEFTVNIALVEDGAPVWGVIRAPALGTTYVGRVGEGGWRQEGDGPREPLAVKTPDNGHAVVKSRSHPTGELADYLEKIHVADEVPVGSSLKFCAVAEGRATLYPRFGPTMEWDTGAGHAIVEAAGGRVRLAEDEATPLRYNKDDLHNPFFIVSA; encoded by the coding sequence ATGACCCAACCCGATTTCGAAGCCGTGATCGCCATCGCGCGGGAGGCGGGCAACGCCATTCTCGAGGTCTACAACGGCCCCGAGTTCGACGTCCAGACCAAGGACGACGAGTCGCCGCTCACCGCCGCCGACCGGGCGGCGCACCGGCTCATCGACCGCGAGCTGCGGGCGCTGACGCCGGCCATTCCGGTGCTCTCGGAGGAGGGCGCCGACGTCCCCTACGCGGAGCGCCAGGCGTGGCAGCGATTCTGGCTGGTGGATCCCCTGGACGGCACCAAGGAGTTCATCAAGCGCAACGGCGAGTTCACCGTGAACATCGCCCTGGTGGAAGACGGTGCGCCGGTGTGGGGCGTCATTCGTGCCCCGGCGCTGGGCACCACCTATGTTGGCCGCGTCGGTGAGGGGGGCTGGCGGCAGGAGGGGGACGGCCCCCGTGAGCCGTTGGCTGTGAAAACGCCGGACAACGGCCATGCCGTGGTCAAGAGCCGTTCCCACCCCACCGGAGAGCTGGCGGACTACCTGGAGAAGATCCATGTCGCGGACGAAGTGCCGGTGGGCAGTTCGCTGAAGTTCTGCGCCGTCGCCGAGGGCCGCGCCACGCTGTACCCCCGCTTCGGCCCCACCATGGAATGGGATACCGGCGCCGGCCATGCCATCGTCGAGGCGGCCGGCGGCCGGGTGCGCCTGGCCGAGGACGAGGCCACGCCCCTGCGCTACAACAAGGACGATCTCCACAATCCGTTCTTCATCGTCTCCGCCTGA
- a CDS encoding cytochrome c, with protein sequence MVTLGADALPGTLPDYGHERNARRLWRAALVAVLAALLAGCDGAAGERWYTEEQVQRGEAVFEAQCMACHGEGARGDENWRTREPDGNLPPPPLDGSAHAWHHPLDELRGIIAHGQNNMPGFGKALSDEEIDAVIAWFQSLWSDEVYAAWEEYDEAGMEGHADDSR encoded by the coding sequence ATGGTCACCCTGGGTGCTGACGCTCTTCCCGGTACTTTGCCGGATTACGGACACGAACGGAACGCGCGCCGGCTGTGGCGTGCGGCCCTGGTCGCCGTACTGGCCGCCCTCCTGGCCGGCTGCGACGGCGCGGCCGGCGAACGCTGGTACACCGAAGAGCAGGTCCAGCGCGGCGAGGCGGTTTTCGAGGCCCAGTGCATGGCGTGTCACGGCGAGGGCGCCCGCGGTGACGAGAACTGGCGGACCCGTGAGCCGGACGGCAACCTGCCGCCGCCCCCGCTGGATGGCAGCGCGCATGCATGGCACCACCCGCTGGATGAATTACGCGGGATCATCGCGCACGGGCAGAACAACATGCCCGGATTCGGTAAAGCGTTGAGCGACGAAGAGATTGACGCGGTGATCGCGTGGTTCCAGTCTTTGTGGTCTGACGAGGTGTACGCGGCCTGGGAAGAGTATGATGAAGCAGGTATGGAGGGCCATGCCGACGACAGCCGGTAG
- a CDS encoding bifunctional sulfate adenylyltransferase/adenylylsulfate kinase: MSDTHKDLTPPHGGTLKELLVDSDRAAKLREEARDLPSWDLTDRQVCDIELLLNGGFSPLDGFLREKDYDSVCADMRLADGTLWPIPINLDVTEDFAGSIKPGSRIALRHPEGMVLAIMTVDDLYRPDFRRQAEQVYGAADEAHPEVFRLFHQTSPVYLGGPLEGIEAPPHHTFKHLRHSPRELREWFAKMGWTNVVAFQTRNPMHRAHVELAKRASQKGEANLLIHPVVGMTKPGDVDYFVRVRCYQEVIKHFPEQTTQLSLLPLAMRMGGPREAVWHAIIRKNHGCSRFIVGRDHAGPGKNSQGEDFYGPYDAQELVRAYQDELGIVMQPFEEMVFVEDLAQYVPRSEVPEGSRVLNISGTELRRRLKEGLDLPDWFSYPEVITRLRQAFPPKKKQGFTVFFTGLSGSGKSTIANVLMAKLMEQGTRPVTLLDGDLVRKHLSSELGFSKEHREINIRRIGFVASEITKNGGVAICAPIAPYRATRREVREMVSQGGGFVEVYVATPLEVCEERDRKGLYAKARAGQIKQFTGIDDPYEEPEQAEVVVDTSRYSADELAQQVILHLEKQGYIDLD, encoded by the coding sequence ATGTCTGACACCCACAAGGACCTCACCCCGCCCCACGGCGGCACCCTCAAGGAGCTGCTGGTGGATTCCGACCGCGCCGCCAAGCTCCGCGAGGAGGCCCGGGATCTGCCCTCCTGGGATCTCACCGACCGGCAGGTGTGTGACATCGAATTGCTGCTCAACGGCGGCTTCTCGCCCCTGGACGGCTTCCTGCGGGAGAAGGATTACGACAGCGTCTGCGCCGACATGCGCCTGGCCGACGGCACCCTGTGGCCCATCCCCATCAACCTGGATGTCACCGAGGACTTTGCCGGCAGCATCAAGCCGGGGTCGCGCATCGCTCTGCGCCACCCGGAGGGCATGGTACTGGCCATCATGACCGTGGACGACCTCTACCGGCCCGATTTCCGCCGACAGGCGGAGCAGGTCTACGGCGCCGCAGACGAGGCCCATCCGGAAGTCTTCCGGCTGTTCCACCAGACCAGTCCCGTCTACCTGGGCGGGCCCCTGGAGGGCATCGAGGCGCCCCCGCACCATACCTTCAAGCACCTGCGCCACTCTCCCAGGGAGCTGCGCGAGTGGTTCGCCAAGATGGGCTGGACCAACGTGGTGGCGTTCCAGACCCGCAACCCCATGCATCGTGCCCATGTGGAACTGGCCAAGCGCGCCTCCCAGAAGGGCGAGGCCAACCTGCTGATCCACCCGGTGGTGGGCATGACCAAGCCCGGGGACGTGGACTACTTCGTGCGCGTGCGCTGCTACCAGGAAGTCATCAAGCACTTTCCCGAGCAGACCACCCAGCTCAGCCTGCTGCCCCTGGCCATGCGCATGGGCGGGCCGCGAGAAGCGGTGTGGCACGCCATCATCCGCAAGAACCACGGCTGCTCGCGTTTCATCGTCGGCCGCGATCACGCCGGCCCGGGCAAGAACAGCCAGGGCGAGGACTTCTACGGCCCCTATGACGCCCAGGAACTGGTACGCGCGTACCAGGACGAACTGGGTATTGTCATGCAGCCCTTCGAAGAAATGGTGTTCGTGGAGGATCTGGCCCAGTACGTGCCCCGCTCCGAGGTGCCGGAAGGCTCCCGGGTGCTGAACATCTCCGGCACCGAACTGCGCCGGCGTCTGAAGGAAGGCCTGGACCTGCCGGACTGGTTCTCCTACCCGGAAGTGATCACGCGCCTGCGTCAGGCCTTCCCGCCGAAGAAGAAGCAGGGCTTTACGGTCTTTTTCACCGGCCTGTCCGGCTCCGGCAAGTCCACCATAGCCAACGTGCTCATGGCCAAGCTCATGGAGCAGGGCACCCGGCCGGTGACCCTGCTCGACGGCGACCTGGTGCGCAAGCACCTGTCCAGTGAGCTGGGCTTCTCCAAGGAGCACCGGGAGATCAACATCCGCCGCATTGGTTTCGTTGCCAGCGAGATCACCAAGAACGGCGGCGTTGCCATCTGTGCCCCCATCGCGCCGTATCGGGCCACCCGCCGGGAGGTCCGCGAGATGGTCAGCCAGGGTGGCGGTTTCGTCGAGGTCTATGTGGCCACGCCGCTGGAGGTGTGCGAGGAGCGTGACCGCAAGGGTCTGTACGCCAAGGCGCGCGCCGGGCAGATCAAGCAGTTCACCGGCATCGACGACCCCTACGAGGAGCCGGAGCAGGCCGAAGTGGTGGTGGACACCTCCCGCTACTCTGCCGACGAACTGGCCCAGCAGGTGATCCTGCACCTGGAGAAGCAGGGCTACATCGACCTGGATTGA
- the pgi gene encoding glucose-6-phosphate isomerase yields MANSSSPSAGLTALPEWQALREHGGELRNQRIRDLFRDDPARFQHFSLEQGRLLLDYSKNLVTTETMQHLRALADRQDLAGWIERLFAGEPVNSTENRAAMHMALRNRGNGAMYVGGRDVMPDVQRELTRMRLFVNRLHRGEYRGCTGRVITDVVNIGVGGSDLGAVMATEALAPYRTNAIRLHFVSSIDGVHVTDVLERVNPKTTLFIISSKSFTTLDTMTNARTALEWFRRQVADETAIQHHFLGVSANDAAMAAYGIAEENRFRVWDWVGGRYSLTSAVGLPLAIAVGMKHFEAMLEGCYRMDQHFRTAPWAENLPVILGLLGVWYTNFLGASGHVVLPYDHRLNRFPAYLQQLEMESNGKCVTRDGEPVDYDTGALVWGEVGPNAQHSFYQLLHQGTRPVIADFLAPAHGSAEYPEHHELALANCFAQTRALMEGQSADQARQEMAASGMSEAQIEQAVPHKVHPGNKPSNTLLFQRLDPATLGELVALYEHKVFVQSVIWGINAFDQWGVELGKKLAKEMLPAVTGERDAADADPSTRGLLDYLHRQTNQ; encoded by the coding sequence ATGGCGAACTCTTCGAGCCCGTCAGCCGGCCTGACCGCGCTGCCCGAGTGGCAGGCGTTGCGCGAGCACGGCGGGGAACTCCGCAACCAGCGCATCCGTGACCTCTTCCGCGATGATCCCGCGCGTTTCCAGCACTTCAGCCTGGAGCAGGGTCGGCTGCTGCTGGATTACTCCAAGAACCTGGTCACCACGGAGACCATGCAGCATCTGCGTGCACTGGCGGACCGGCAGGACCTCGCCGGCTGGATCGAGCGGCTGTTCGCGGGTGAACCGGTGAACAGCACCGAGAACCGTGCGGCCATGCACATGGCCCTGCGCAACCGCGGCAACGGCGCCATGTACGTGGGTGGGCGCGATGTCATGCCGGACGTGCAGCGGGAACTCACCCGCATGCGGCTGTTCGTCAACCGCCTGCACCGGGGCGAGTACCGGGGCTGTACCGGGCGGGTGATCACCGACGTGGTCAACATCGGTGTCGGTGGCTCGGACCTGGGCGCGGTGATGGCCACCGAGGCGCTGGCGCCTTACCGCACCAACGCCATTCGCCTGCACTTTGTCAGCAGCATCGACGGCGTCCACGTCACCGACGTGCTGGAACGGGTGAACCCCAAGACCACACTGTTCATTATCTCGTCAAAATCGTTCACCACCCTGGACACCATGACCAATGCGCGCACGGCCCTGGAGTGGTTCCGGCGCCAGGTAGCCGACGAGACGGCGATTCAGCACCATTTCCTCGGGGTATCGGCCAATGACGCCGCCATGGCGGCCTACGGCATTGCAGAGGAAAACCGGTTCCGGGTCTGGGATTGGGTGGGTGGACGCTACTCACTGACATCGGCGGTAGGCCTGCCGCTGGCCATCGCCGTGGGCATGAAGCACTTCGAGGCCATGCTGGAGGGCTGCTATCGCATGGACCAGCACTTCCGCACGGCGCCGTGGGCAGAGAACCTGCCGGTGATCCTCGGGCTGCTGGGGGTGTGGTACACCAATTTCCTGGGGGCCTCGGGCCACGTGGTGCTGCCCTACGATCACCGGCTCAACCGCTTTCCCGCCTATCTCCAGCAACTGGAAATGGAGAGCAACGGCAAGTGCGTCACCCGCGACGGCGAGCCGGTGGACTACGATACCGGCGCCCTCGTCTGGGGCGAGGTGGGGCCCAATGCCCAGCACTCGTTCTACCAGCTTCTGCACCAGGGCACGCGCCCGGTGATTGCGGATTTCCTCGCGCCGGCCCACGGCTCGGCGGAGTACCCGGAGCACCACGAACTGGCACTGGCCAACTGCTTCGCCCAGACCCGGGCGCTCATGGAAGGGCAGAGCGCCGACCAGGCGCGGCAGGAGATGGCCGCCTCCGGCATGTCCGAGGCCCAGATCGAGCAGGCCGTGCCGCACAAGGTCCATCCCGGCAACAAGCCCAGCAACACCCTGCTGTTCCAGCGGCTGGACCCTGCCACCCTGGGTGAACTGGTGGCACTGTATGAGCACAAGGTGTTCGTACAGAGCGTCATCTGGGGTATCAACGCCTTCGACCAATGGGGCGTGGAACTTGGCAAAAAACTGGCCAAGGAGATGCTTCCGGCGGTCACCGGCGAGCGGGATGCAGCGGATGCAGACCCCTCCACCCGCGGCCTGCTGGACTATCTGCACCGGCAGACAAACCAGTGA
- a CDS encoding DUF411 domain-containing protein — translation MAHSRRKGWMLAGAAALVVVAAGAAWAIAGGGNATPAATDSDTVKVYKTPQCGCCTAWEDYLRDEGFNVDAEDVDQRELNSIKQEAGLTRELASCHTAFVGGYVVEGHVPAADIRRLLEERPDVDGIAVPGMPVGSPGMEMGDRKDPYDVVTFADGERVGTFSSYHQ, via the coding sequence ATGGCACACAGCAGGCGCAAGGGTTGGATGCTGGCGGGCGCGGCCGCGCTGGTGGTTGTGGCGGCGGGTGCCGCCTGGGCCATTGCCGGCGGTGGCAACGCCACCCCGGCTGCGACGGACAGCGATACCGTGAAAGTGTACAAGACCCCGCAGTGCGGTTGCTGCACGGCCTGGGAGGACTACCTGCGTGACGAGGGCTTCAATGTGGACGCGGAGGATGTCGACCAGCGCGAGCTCAACTCCATCAAGCAGGAAGCAGGACTGACCCGGGAACTGGCCTCCTGTCATACCGCCTTTGTCGGCGGCTACGTGGTGGAAGGGCATGTCCCGGCCGCGGATATTCGCCGGCTGCTGGAGGAGCGCCCGGACGTGGATGGCATTGCCGTGCCTGGCATGCCCGTGGGCTCGCCCGGCATGGAAATGGGGGACCGCAAGGATCCGTACGACGTGGTAACGTTTGCCGATGGTGAGCGCGTCGGGACATTTTCGAGTTACCATCAGTAA